The following coding sequences are from one Hyphomicrobiales bacterium window:
- a CDS encoding GNAT family N-acetyltransferase, whose translation MSPSPIIRPAKPSDAPSLAKLIDIAGEGIPRWLWSQSCADGQDPLDVGAERARRTEGGFSYRNAVVAERDGRPIGMVLSYAIDAAPDDDPDDLPAPIAPFVELEAQSVGTWYINALAVFAGARGAGVGSSLMQAAEELAQAAGYRSMSVQVYSQNAGALRLYEKLGYREHARARVREHPCQPYYDEDVVLLLKPLSI comes from the coding sequence TCGCCCCGCCAAACCATCCGACGCACCGAGCCTTGCCAAGCTGATCGACATCGCTGGCGAGGGCATCCCTCGCTGGCTCTGGAGCCAATCCTGCGCCGATGGGCAAGACCCGCTGGACGTTGGCGCCGAGCGCGCGCGCCGCACCGAAGGTGGATTTTCCTATCGCAACGCGGTTGTCGCAGAGCGTGACGGTCGCCCGATCGGCATGGTGCTCAGCTATGCTATCGACGCGGCACCTGACGACGATCCCGATGACCTGCCTGCACCCATCGCGCCCTTTGTGGAGCTAGAAGCCCAATCGGTTGGCACCTGGTATATCAACGCGCTGGCTGTTTTTGCCGGGGCTCGCGGAGCTGGCGTCGGATCCTCGCTCATGCAGGCCGCGGAGGAGCTCGCCCAAGCAGCGGGCTACCGGTCGATGAGCGTTCAGGTTTATTCGCAGAACGCCGGCGCCCTGAGACTTTATGAGAAGCTTGGCTACCGTGAGCACGCGCGGGCGCGCGTGCGCGAACATCCTTGCCAACCCTACTATGATGAGGACGTCGTGCTTCTTCTCAAGCCATTGTCGATCTAA
- a CDS encoding carbohydrate ABC transporter substrate-binding protein: protein MKSLKLMAATALTGVIGLTGAVGLPATAAQAEELTLCWAAWDPANALVELSKQFEEESGHTMNFEFVPWPNFADRMLNELNSGGQLCDLLIGDSQWIGGGAENGHYVRLNDFFDNEGISMDDFAPATVYAYSTWPKGSENYYALPAMGDANGWFYRRDWFEREDIRAAYMAETGQELREPQTQRELLQIAQFFQERQIDGQTRYGAAIFTERGSEGITMGATGALYAWGFQYEREPGSYDMQGVVNSAAAVEALEFYKELYETATPPGYTDSYMGESLDAFKSGQVAMAMNWFAFFPGLYADPEVGGDTIDFFVNPPQEVEASTLGGQGISVVSYSDKQDAALEYIAWFAQPSVQAQWWELGGYSAHNSVLNDPGFVDSAPFAGDFLEAMAGVQDFWQEPAYAELLLAMQKRLHDYIVADQGTAQEALDLLVEDWTEVFEDEGLL, encoded by the coding sequence ATGAAATCACTGAAACTGATGGCCGCCACCGCGCTGACGGGCGTGATCGGTCTTACCGGCGCTGTCGGCCTGCCCGCCACAGCGGCGCAAGCTGAAGAGCTAACCCTGTGTTGGGCCGCCTGGGATCCGGCCAACGCTCTGGTTGAACTCTCCAAACAGTTTGAAGAAGAATCCGGCCACACCATGAACTTTGAGTTCGTGCCGTGGCCCAACTTTGCCGACCGCATGCTCAACGAACTCAATTCCGGGGGTCAGCTCTGCGATTTGCTGATCGGCGACAGCCAATGGATCGGCGGCGGCGCGGAGAACGGTCACTATGTGCGCCTGAACGACTTTTTCGACAATGAAGGCATCTCGATGGACGATTTCGCGCCAGCGACCGTCTATGCCTATTCCACCTGGCCGAAAGGCTCCGAGAACTACTACGCCTTGCCCGCCATGGGTGACGCCAATGGCTGGTTCTACCGACGCGACTGGTTTGAGCGGGAAGATATTCGCGCTGCCTACATGGCTGAAACCGGCCAGGAACTGCGTGAACCACAGACCCAGCGCGAACTTCTTCAGATCGCTCAATTCTTCCAAGAGCGCCAGATTGACGGTCAGACGCGTTATGGCGCGGCCATCTTCACCGAGCGCGGATCGGAAGGCATCACGATGGGTGCCACTGGCGCTCTCTACGCCTGGGGCTTTCAGTATGAGCGCGAGCCGGGCTCCTACGATATGCAAGGCGTGGTGAATTCGGCAGCTGCCGTGGAAGCGCTGGAGTTCTATAAAGAGCTTTATGAAACCGCGACGCCTCCTGGCTACACCGACAGCTATATGGGTGAGTCGCTGGATGCCTTTAAATCCGGGCAGGTCGCCATGGCGATGAACTGGTTTGCCTTCTTCCCCGGCCTTTATGCAGACCCGGAAGTTGGCGGCGACACGATCGACTTCTTCGTCAACCCGCCACAAGAAGTTGAAGCCTCCACCCTTGGCGGCCAGGGCATCTCTGTTGTCTCCTATTCCGACAAGCAGGATGCGGCGCTGGAATACATTGCCTGGTTCGCGCAACCCAGCGTCCAAGCGCAGTGGTGGGAGCTTGGTGGCTACTCGGCGCACAATTCGGTGCTGAATGACCCAGGCTTTGTCGACAGCGCGCCATTTGCTGGGGACTTCCTGGAAGCGATGGCCGGTGTTCAGGACTTCTGGCAAGAGCCCGCTTATGCCGAGCTGCTGCTCGCCATGCAGAAGCGCCTGCATGATTACATCGTGGCCGATCAGGGCACGGCGCAAGAGGCGCTTGACCTGCTGGTCGAAGACTGGACCGAAGTCTTCGAAGACGAGGGCTTGCTCTAG
- a CDS encoding sugar ABC transporter permease, whose amino-acid sequence MSENTIERAARATPPSVARKIRGLSDRAIAWIFVGPSIFLLLAINIFPLIWTINLSFTNFRANRPNREVEYIGLRNYERILTDSDIWLTMQATAHFLFWTIALQVVIGFTLAYLINKKFKGNDLWTTIIVLPMMLSPAVVGNFWTFLYQPQIGLFNYVISFFTGVDPSSFQMIGDVNLAPWSIVIVDTWMWTPFVMLICLAGLRSIPDYIYEAAEIDRASKWRQFWTITVPMVLPFLMLAVLFRGIENFKMFDLVVQLTGGGPGSVTELTSINLKREAFEKWRTGYASAYAIILFVTVFGLASIYVKALNKVKER is encoded by the coding sequence GTGTCAGAGAACACGATAGAGCGCGCTGCTAGAGCGACGCCGCCCTCCGTTGCGCGCAAAATCCGGGGGCTCAGCGATCGTGCGATCGCCTGGATTTTCGTCGGGCCGTCGATCTTCCTGCTGCTGGCGATCAACATCTTTCCCCTGATCTGGACGATCAATCTTTCGTTCACGAATTTTCGCGCCAACCGACCCAATCGCGAGGTCGAGTATATCGGCTTGCGCAACTATGAGCGCATCCTGACCGATAGCGACATCTGGCTGACGATGCAGGCCACGGCGCATTTCCTGTTCTGGACCATCGCGCTGCAAGTGGTGATCGGCTTCACGCTCGCTTACCTGATCAACAAGAAGTTCAAGGGCAACGATCTTTGGACCACCATCATCGTGCTGCCGATGATGCTTTCGCCTGCCGTGGTTGGTAACTTCTGGACCTTTCTTTACCAACCGCAGATCGGGCTGTTCAACTACGTCATCTCGTTCTTCACCGGCGTTGATCCGTCCTCTTTCCAGATGATCGGGGACGTCAATCTTGCCCCCTGGTCTATTGTCATCGTCGACACCTGGATGTGGACGCCGTTCGTGATGCTGATTTGCCTCGCCGGGCTTCGAAGCATCCCCGACTACATCTATGAGGCGGCCGAAATTGATCGAGCGTCCAAGTGGCGGCAATTCTGGACGATCACCGTGCCGATGGTGCTGCCTTTCCTGATGCTGGCGGTGCTCTTCCGCGGCATCGAGAATTTCAAGATGTTTGATCTGGTGGTGCAGCTCACCGGTGGCGGACCAGGCTCGGTGACCGAACTCACCTCGATCAATCTGAAGCGCGAAGCGTTTGAGAAATGGCGCACCGGCTACGCGTCGGCATACGCGATCATTCTCTTCGTCACCGTGTTTGGCCTCGCCTCGATCTATGTGAAGGCGCTCAACAAGGTGAAAGAACGATGA
- a CDS encoding carbohydrate ABC transporter permease: MSFSITEPSKRQKWFAGTLVILYAVITMIPLAWIFITGFKSPADAISYPPQVIFEPTLEGYVNLFTQRTRQTQEFLDANPPEEWYDEIVRQYDMVIVGPSKFGERFLNSVIIGFGSTFLSVFLGTLAAYAFSRFRIPLADDLLFFILSTRMMPPIAVAIPIFLMYRELGLSDTHLGMILLYTAVNISLAVWLLKGFIDEIPREYEEAALIDGYTRFQAFYKIVLPQATTGIASTAIFCLIFAWNEYAFAVLLTSGTAQTAPPFIPTIIGVGGLDWPAVAAGATLFLLPVMIFTVMLRKHLLRGITFGAVRK; encoded by the coding sequence ATGAGCTTTTCCATCACCGAACCGTCCAAGCGCCAAAAATGGTTCGCCGGCACGTTGGTCATTCTCTACGCGGTGATCACGATGATCCCGCTGGCTTGGATCTTCATCACCGGGTTCAAGTCACCGGCCGATGCGATTTCCTATCCGCCGCAGGTGATCTTTGAGCCAACGCTGGAAGGCTATGTGAACCTCTTCACCCAGCGCACGCGGCAGACGCAAGAGTTCCTAGACGCCAATCCACCAGAGGAATGGTACGATGAGATCGTGCGCCAATACGACATGGTCATCGTCGGGCCATCGAAGTTTGGCGAGCGGTTTTTGAACTCCGTCATCATCGGATTTGGCTCAACTTTCCTATCGGTTTTCCTAGGAACATTGGCGGCCTACGCCTTCAGCCGTTTTCGCATACCGTTGGCCGATGATCTGCTCTTCTTCATTCTTTCAACGCGCATGATGCCGCCGATTGCGGTCGCGATCCCGATCTTCCTGATGTACCGCGAACTTGGCCTCTCGGACACGCATCTCGGCATGATCCTGCTCTATACGGCGGTGAACATTTCGCTGGCCGTTTGGCTGCTGAAAGGCTTTATCGACGAGATACCGCGTGAGTACGAAGAGGCCGCGCTGATCGACGGCTACACTCGCTTTCAAGCCTTCTACAAGATCGTGCTGCCGCAGGCTACCACCGGCATCGCCTCCACGGCCATCTTCTGCCTGATCTTTGCGTGGAACGAGTACGCGTTCGCTGTGCTGCTCACCTCCGGCACCGCGCAAACCGCGCCACCCTTCATCCCCACCATCATCGGTGTAGGCGGGCTCGATTGGCCGGCGGTGGCCGCAGGCGCAACACTGTTCCTTCTGCCGGTGATGATCTTCACCGTGATGCTGCGCAAGCACTTGCTAAGGGGCATCACGTTTGGGGCCGTACGCAAATGA
- a CDS encoding DUF1801 domain-containing protein, translating into MAKIPRTMPTEVADAINAMPEPSRTRVLQLRDLVLAEAAARGIAPLEETLKWGQPSYLPGRAGTTIRLGADETTGGAKLFVHCQTTLVDDWRSRFGNRLAYEGNRAVLIDPEGPLPTEELSLCIGAALTYHSSKRAQHG; encoded by the coding sequence ATGGCCAAGATACCGCGAACCATGCCAACCGAAGTCGCCGACGCGATCAACGCGATGCCCGAACCTTCGCGAACCCGCGTTCTGCAACTGCGTGACTTGGTGCTTGCCGAAGCCGCGGCGCGTGGCATTGCACCTTTGGAAGAGACACTCAAATGGGGCCAACCCTCCTATCTACCCGGTCGAGCCGGCACGACTATCCGCCTTGGCGCTGATGAAACAACCGGCGGCGCCAAACTGTTCGTGCATTGCCAAACAACCCTTGTCGATGATTGGCGCAGCCGCTTTGGCAACCGCCTTGCCTATGAAGGAAACCGAGCCGTTTTGATCGACCCTGAAGGCCCATTGCCAACCGAAGAGCTCTCCCTCTGCATCGGCGCGGCGCTCACCTATCACAGCAGCAAGCGAGCGCAGCATGGCTGA
- a CDS encoding ABC transporter ATP-binding protein, producing the protein MAEIIIKNLRKEFGDFTAVQSSTFKIEDGEFFMLLGPSGCGKTTTLRMIAGLELPTSGEIYIDGEEVSQKPASQRDIAMVFQMFALYPHMNVRKNISYPLVSQGMPRTQVKEKVAEVAKILGIEDILNRPVGGLSGGDRQRVALGRAIVRDPKAFMMDEPLGALDAEFREHMAEELRALHDRMGATTVYVTHDQLEAMQMGDKIVVMNHGVIEQFGTPQDIYDKPATMFVANFIGSPPMNFLKGHGTLDVGATAVNLHHHSILIPEMREPFDGDITVGVRPEHVRISDEGSYRGEILATEYLGTTQIVTLATDAGELKARIGSERRATVGHSVGLAFNASTLTLFNSQTGNALRSNLNIGVLGMGGAHG; encoded by the coding sequence ATGGCTGAGATCATCATCAAGAATCTGCGCAAAGAGTTCGGTGATTTCACCGCCGTGCAGTCGTCCACCTTCAAGATCGAGGATGGTGAGTTCTTCATGCTGCTTGGGCCATCGGGCTGCGGAAAGACCACCACGCTACGCATGATCGCAGGGCTGGAATTGCCGACCTCTGGCGAGATTTACATCGATGGCGAAGAGGTCAGCCAAAAACCTGCCAGCCAGCGCGACATTGCCATGGTGTTCCAGATGTTTGCGCTCTACCCCCACATGAATGTGCGCAAGAACATCTCCTACCCGCTTGTATCGCAAGGCATGCCACGCACCCAGGTGAAGGAGAAAGTGGCCGAAGTCGCCAAAATCCTCGGCATTGAAGACATTTTGAACCGTCCCGTTGGTGGCCTCTCAGGGGGTGACCGTCAGCGCGTTGCCCTCGGCCGCGCCATCGTGCGCGATCCCAAAGCCTTCATGATGGATGAGCCTCTGGGTGCGCTGGATGCTGAATTCCGCGAACATATGGCCGAAGAACTGCGCGCTCTGCACGACCGCATGGGCGCGACCACGGTTTATGTGACCCATGATCAACTGGAAGCCATGCAGATGGGCGACAAGATCGTTGTCATGAACCATGGCGTGATCGAGCAGTTCGGCACACCGCAGGATATCTACGACAAGCCGGCCACCATGTTTGTGGCCAACTTTATCGGCTCGCCGCCGATGAACTTTTTGAAAGGTCATGGCACGCTGGATGTCGGCGCAACAGCGGTAAACCTGCACCATCATTCCATCCTCATCCCCGAGATGCGCGAGCCTTTCGATGGCGACATCACCGTGGGCGTGCGGCCAGAGCATGTACGGATTTCAGATGAAGGTTCCTATCGCGGGGAAATTCTTGCGACCGAATATCTTGGCACGACGCAGATCGTGACCCTGGCAACCGATGCCGGTGAGCTGAAGGCGCGTATTGGATCGGAGCGCCGCGCGACGGTTGGGCACTCTGTTGGCCTGGCCTTCAACGCCTCCACCTTGACGCTGTTCAACAGCCAAACCGGCAACGCCCTGCGCTCCAATCTCAACATTGGCGTCCTTGGTATGGGAGGCGCTCATGGCTGA
- a CDS encoding ABC transporter ATP-binding protein, translating to MAEVSLTGISKTYGSTKAVDNITMDIPDGAFVVLLGPTGAGKTTTLRLISGLEKPDAGDIHIGGHSVTGLTPAQRDVAMVFQQYSLYPHMTVRDNLAFPLRSPILKTPEDQIAKKVADVAEVLQIPHKLDNKATALSGGEMQRVSIGRALVRDPSIYLMDEPLSSLDAKLRTDLRVELKRIQASLGATLLYVTHDQIEAMTMATHVGVLDEGRLVQFGSPREIYENSVSQYVAGRLGLPRINLLPADLFAGAPEGAATIGMRPEHIQQGAEGAFGKPAKVVRVEHLGDQTRLHLTMEGHDIITLTDVHTSLETGDTLAVQPRKALYFAADGTRLA from the coding sequence ATGGCTGAGGTATCGCTCACTGGCATCAGCAAAACCTATGGATCAACGAAGGCTGTCGATAACATCACCATGGACATCCCCGATGGGGCCTTTGTGGTGCTGCTTGGACCGACGGGTGCGGGTAAAACCACCACACTTCGGCTTATTTCCGGGCTGGAAAAGCCAGACGCTGGCGACATCCATATTGGTGGTCATTCGGTGACCGGTCTCACACCCGCGCAGCGTGACGTCGCGATGGTGTTTCAGCAGTATTCGCTCTACCCACACATGACGGTGCGGGACAATCTGGCCTTTCCACTGCGCTCGCCAATCCTCAAAACGCCGGAAGATCAGATCGCCAAGAAAGTGGCCGACGTGGCCGAGGTGCTGCAAATCCCGCACAAGCTGGACAACAAAGCCACCGCGCTTTCCGGCGGTGAGATGCAGCGCGTGTCCATTGGTCGGGCACTGGTGCGTGATCCATCCATTTATCTGATGGACGAGCCGCTTTCTTCGCTCGATGCCAAGCTGCGTACCGATCTGCGCGTAGAACTGAAGCGCATTCAAGCAAGCCTTGGCGCGACGCTGCTTTATGTGACCCACGATCAGATCGAAGCCATGACCATGGCCACGCATGTGGGCGTGTTGGATGAAGGCAGGCTCGTGCAGTTTGGTAGCCCACGCGAGATTTATGAGAACTCGGTCAGCCAATATGTCGCCGGTCGCCTTGGCCTGCCGCGTATCAATTTGTTGCCGGCTGATCTTTTCGCAGGCGCCCCCGAAGGTGCTGCCACTATCGGCATGCGCCCTGAACATATTCAGCAAGGTGCTGAGGGCGCTTTTGGCAAGCCCGCCAAAGTGGTGCGCGTAGAGCATCTGGGCGACCAGACACGGCTGCACCTCACCATGGAGGGCCACGACATCATCACACTCACTGACGTGCACACCTCGCTGGAAACTGGCGATACGCTCGCCGTGCAACCACGCAAAGCCCTCTACTTCGCTGCCGATGGCACCCGCTTGGCCTAG
- a CDS encoding dihydroxyacetone kinase subunit DhaK, which produces MKQFINTKETLVTEAIDGLLRTANGKLARLDGYPHIKVVVRTDWDRSKVALVSGGGSGHEPSHAGFVGQGMLTAAVCGDIFASPSVDAVLAGILAVTGPAGCLLIVKNYTGDRLNFGLAAERARALGHKVSMVVVDDDVALPDLPQARGVAGTLFVHKIAGALADQGADLETVTKAAAGVISHVVSIGMSLDTCTIPGSPKEARIEIGKAELGLGIHGEAGIEQVDYSGARDAMAMVVDKLAPNIGDGPHVALLNNLGGATPLEMAVLAEELARSSIGDQITWMVGPAPLMTSLDMQGFSVSLLPISSTEQTALLAPVAPRAWPGCLPVAAEAVLPLPDGLAPIQPTPSAHARTEDFLNRCCTILIAAESDLNSLDAKSGDGDTGSTLATASRALIDAMPRLPLADTTQLYRAIGQELSQTMGGSSGVLLAIFFAAAGDASANGANTIDALKAGLDRIQQVGGAGPGDRTMIDALQPALDALPDGLQAAASAARTGADGTAQMTKAKAGRATYISEEKLAGHNDPGAEAVARLLEQIGASKEAA; this is translated from the coding sequence ATGAAACAGTTCATCAACACCAAAGAGACGCTGGTCACCGAGGCCATTGATGGCCTGCTGCGCACGGCCAATGGCAAGCTGGCGCGGCTGGATGGCTATCCGCACATCAAGGTCGTGGTGCGCACCGACTGGGACAGGTCCAAGGTTGCCTTGGTCTCCGGCGGCGGCTCCGGTCATGAACCGAGCCATGCAGGTTTTGTTGGACAGGGCATGCTGACCGCGGCGGTGTGCGGCGATATCTTCGCTTCGCCCTCCGTGGACGCCGTGCTGGCGGGGATCCTGGCGGTCACTGGCCCCGCGGGTTGCCTGCTGATTGTGAAAAACTATACCGGCGACCGCCTGAACTTCGGTCTGGCTGCCGAGCGCGCTCGCGCCTTGGGGCACAAGGTCTCCATGGTTGTGGTCGATGACGATGTCGCCTTGCCCGACCTGCCACAGGCGCGCGGCGTGGCTGGCACGCTGTTCGTGCACAAAATCGCGGGTGCACTGGCCGATCAAGGCGCTGACCTAGAAACAGTGACCAAGGCTGCGGCAGGCGTGATCTCGCACGTCGTTTCCATCGGCATGTCGCTGGACACTTGCACCATTCCTGGCTCTCCCAAGGAGGCGCGGATCGAGATTGGCAAAGCCGAGCTTGGCCTAGGCATTCATGGTGAGGCCGGCATTGAGCAGGTGGATTATTCCGGCGCACGCGACGCCATGGCGATGGTGGTCGATAAGCTTGCGCCCAATATTGGTGACGGACCGCATGTCGCATTGCTCAACAATCTTGGCGGCGCAACGCCTTTGGAAATGGCGGTGCTCGCCGAGGAGCTGGCTCGCTCGTCGATCGGGGATCAAATTACCTGGATGGTCGGCCCGGCACCGCTGATGACCTCGCTGGACATGCAAGGATTTTCGGTCTCGCTTCTGCCGATCAGCAGCACCGAACAAACGGCCTTGCTGGCACCGGTGGCGCCTCGCGCCTGGCCGGGTTGCCTACCCGTCGCGGCGGAAGCTGTGCTGCCGCTGCCCGATGGATTAGCACCCATCCAGCCAACGCCATCGGCCCATGCCCGCACCGAGGACTTTTTGAACCGCTGCTGCACCATATTGATTGCGGCGGAAAGCGATCTGAATTCGCTGGATGCCAAATCAGGTGATGGCGACACGGGGTCAACATTGGCCACCGCCTCTCGCGCGCTGATCGATGCCATGCCACGCCTGCCACTGGCCGATACGACCCAGCTCTATCGCGCCATCGGGCAGGAACTGAGCCAAACGATGGGCGGTTCATCGGGGGTGCTGCTCGCCATCTTTTTTGCCGCCGCCGGCGATGCCTCGGCCAATGGGGCAAACACCATCGATGCCTTGAAAGCCGGTCTCGACCGCATCCAGCAGGTTGGCGGCGCAGGACCTGGCGATCGCACCATGATCGATGCACTGCAGCCGGCGCTTGATGCGCTTCCAGATGGCTTGCAGGCCGCAGCATCGGCCGCGCGCACGGGAGCCGATGGCACCGCGCAGATGACAAAGGCAAAAGCCGGTCGCGCCACTTACATCTCTGAGGAAAAACTCGCCGGGCACAATGATCCAGGTGCCGAAGCGGTGGCACGTCTGCTAGAACAGATTGGAGCATCCAAAGAGGCAGCCTGA
- the xylB gene encoding xylulokinase gives MYIGLDLGTSGLKAVVIDDDQRLVASAKADLQVSRPYSGWSEQDPASWITACEAVLGELRGAVEMKAVRGIGLSGQMHGATALDAADKVLWPSILWNDTRSADEAAAMDADPDFRSLSGNIVFPGFTAPKVEWLRKHYPDIFGKIAKVLLPKDYLRLWLTGSYASDMSDAAGTSWLDTAKRDWSDTLLSKCHLSRDQMPMLVEGSATSGELRDELVQRFGFSKGVVVAGGGGDNAASAIGVGVVKAGEAFVSLGTSGVLFASNDSYRPDPDTAVHTFCHAVPDTWHQMGVILAATDALAWYAGLVGDDPASLTSALGNLQAPGKALFLPYLGGERTPLNDAAIRGAFLGLEHATDRHAATRAVLEGVTFALKDCQEALASTGTKLDSVIAVGGGSASDYWLAAIATALGVRIDVPADGDLGGAFGAARLGLMAATGAGAEIAAQPAMARSIEPDANLTDAFADGYARYVAGRTIVGSFQ, from the coding sequence ATGTATATCGGTCTTGATCTTGGAACCTCGGGCCTGAAAGCCGTTGTCATTGACGATGACCAGCGGCTGGTCGCCTCCGCCAAGGCGGACCTTCAGGTTTCGCGCCCCTATTCTGGATGGTCGGAACAGGATCCGGCGAGTTGGATTACGGCCTGTGAAGCCGTGCTGGGTGAGCTACGCGGTGCTGTTGAAATGAAAGCGGTGCGCGGCATCGGGCTTTCCGGCCAGATGCATGGCGCTACAGCACTGGATGCCGCTGATAAGGTTCTCTGGCCAAGCATTCTTTGGAATGACACGCGCTCAGCTGATGAAGCTGCCGCGATGGATGCCGACCCCGATTTCCGGTCACTCTCCGGCAATATCGTTTTTCCAGGGTTCACCGCACCCAAAGTGGAGTGGCTGCGCAAGCACTACCCAGATATCTTCGGGAAAATAGCGAAAGTATTGCTGCCCAAAGACTATCTGCGCCTTTGGCTCACGGGCTCTTACGCGTCCGACATGTCCGACGCCGCGGGCACCAGCTGGCTCGATACAGCCAAGCGGGACTGGTCGGATACACTGCTCTCCAAGTGCCATCTTTCTCGCGACCAGATGCCAATGCTGGTCGAAGGCTCAGCGACATCCGGCGAACTGCGCGATGAGTTGGTCCAGCGCTTTGGTTTTTCCAAAGGTGTCGTGGTGGCTGGCGGCGGTGGCGACAACGCCGCTTCTGCGATTGGTGTGGGCGTGGTGAAGGCCGGTGAAGCGTTCGTCTCGCTTGGCACATCGGGCGTGCTTTTTGCTTCCAATGACAGCTACCGACCCGATCCCGACACCGCCGTGCACACGTTCTGCCACGCCGTTCCAGACACCTGGCACCAGATGGGTGTGATCCTTGCGGCCACCGATGCACTGGCCTGGTACGCAGGGTTGGTGGGCGATGATCCGGCCAGCCTCACCAGTGCACTCGGCAACCTTCAGGCGCCGGGCAAAGCACTCTTCCTGCCTTATCTCGGTGGTGAGCGTACGCCGCTCAACGATGCAGCGATTCGCGGTGCGTTTCTTGGACTGGAACATGCTACCGACCGACACGCCGCAACCCGCGCCGTTCTTGAGGGCGTGACGTTTGCATTGAAGGACTGCCAGGAGGCACTGGCTTCCACAGGCACCAAACTTGATAGCGTAATTGCGGTGGGGGGCGGCAGCGCGTCGGATTATTGGCTTGCCGCCATCGCAACCGCGCTTGGTGTGCGCATCGATGTCCCTGCCGATGGCGATCTCGGCGGTGCGTTTGGGGCCGCGCGGCTAGGCCTTATGGCCGCCACAGGTGCAGGCGCAGAGATCGCTGCCCAGCCGGCGATGGCGCGGTCAATCGAACCAGATGCAAATCTCACCGACGCTTTTGCAGATGGGTATGCCCGTTACGTCGCGGGCCGCACCATCGTCGGATCCTTCCAATAA